A region of Deinococcus multiflagellatus DNA encodes the following proteins:
- a CDS encoding toll/interleukin-1 receptor domain-containing protein, translating to MTHPLAFLSYARNTPEYRAKVDAFARRLRTAGVEVILDQWHLKLGQDMNHFMERSVERADKVLLLLDPTYKQKADGRTGGVGTETQIVSAEVYRDTENTKFLPVLFELGDQAWEQAVPRYLQTRIFSNLVNPDDPEQEFNDLVDAIYGVEPDLPPIGPARYPRPASSQAVVAALVTLQLRLGEERDLVKELMSTPPASWHILDTDVDVQQALNFLETGEWLEQRVTRAFVNVRGAGKVATLQPRGKLTKLLVDQAFIQAFNQASQVTAVVETEIEMQDAVAVSSTETQPASPQAAPQVRPEEQLVTATAAYVAGLRAIPPHRQAEADAAEPIEALVYPVLQALGALIPTGREVQTVGECLGEIARTLRPHGHTVNFDTQDMNLGRGAYLAVLGAMTLATAHRQYAFLDELMHTVVSPERFGSPERLLGETRYYYLAAIRHTLSDSQAAAEKARFYDRLFNPQNGWLIPYLPRRLDPRLYEIEGDFVGDVAFAYAWQREYPGAGTMKIAVGQYLAREHAHTLKAFLRRDYSALAAHVPDFATATAYLVHSYAQRPDLYRAPLIEAMGELL from the coding sequence ATGACGCACCCGCTGGCCTTTCTTTCGTACGCGCGGAATACTCCGGAATACAGAGCGAAGGTCGACGCGTTCGCGCGCCGGCTCAGGACGGCGGGTGTAGAAGTCATTCTGGACCAGTGGCACCTCAAACTGGGTCAGGACATGAATCACTTCATGGAGCGCAGCGTCGAGCGGGCCGATAAGGTGCTGCTCCTCTTGGACCCGACCTACAAGCAGAAAGCGGATGGGCGGACCGGAGGCGTGGGAACTGAAACCCAGATCGTGAGTGCCGAAGTCTACCGCGATACGGAAAACACGAAATTTCTCCCCGTACTCTTCGAGCTGGGTGATCAGGCGTGGGAGCAGGCCGTCCCCCGGTACCTCCAGACCAGGATTTTTTCCAACTTGGTGAATCCGGACGATCCTGAGCAGGAATTTAACGATTTGGTCGACGCCATTTATGGCGTAGAGCCAGACCTTCCGCCAATAGGACCGGCGCGGTATCCCCGGCCGGCCTCTTCACAGGCGGTGGTGGCAGCGCTCGTCACGCTTCAGCTCCGGCTGGGTGAGGAGCGCGACCTGGTCAAGGAATTGATGAGTACCCCGCCCGCGTCGTGGCACATCCTCGACACGGACGTGGACGTCCAGCAGGCGCTGAACTTTTTGGAAACCGGTGAATGGCTTGAGCAGCGCGTCACCCGCGCGTTCGTGAACGTGCGCGGCGCTGGAAAGGTGGCCACGCTGCAGCCCAGAGGGAAGCTGACCAAGCTCCTGGTCGACCAGGCATTCATCCAGGCGTTCAATCAGGCGAGTCAGGTCACTGCAGTGGTGGAGACAGAGATCGAGATGCAGGATGCCGTCGCGGTGTCCAGTACAGAGACGCAGCCGGCATCTCCTCAGGCCGCACCGCAAGTGCGGCCGGAAGAACAACTGGTGACGGCTACGGCCGCGTATGTAGCGGGCTTGCGCGCCATTCCGCCGCACCGGCAGGCGGAAGCGGACGCCGCAGAACCTATAGAAGCACTCGTTTATCCGGTCCTCCAGGCGCTGGGGGCCCTGATCCCAACTGGCAGGGAAGTTCAGACTGTCGGTGAATGCTTGGGGGAAATCGCGCGGACCCTGAGACCTCATGGTCACACCGTGAATTTCGACACTCAAGATATGAACCTGGGCCGCGGAGCGTACCTGGCCGTGCTGGGTGCCATGACGCTGGCCACCGCCCACCGGCAGTACGCGTTCCTGGATGAGCTGATGCACACCGTGGTTTCCCCCGAGCGCTTCGGAAGCCCGGAGCGGCTGCTGGGTGAGACGAGGTACTACTACCTCGCGGCCATTCGGCACACCCTCTCTGATTCACAAGCTGCAGCTGAGAAAGCAAGGTTCTACGACCGGCTCTTCAACCCTCAGAACGGGTGGCTGATCCCCTATCTGCCCCGGCGACTTGACCCGCGTCTGTATGAGATTGAGGGGGATTTCGTGGGTGACGTGGCGTTCGCCTATGCCTGGCAGCGGGAGTATCCGGGAGCGGGAACCATGAAGATCGCTGTCGGCCAGTACCTCGCGCGGGAGCACGCGCACACCCTCAAAGCGTTCTTGCGGCGAGACTATTCGGCGCTGGCAGCGCACGTTCCCGACTTCGCGACCGCGACGGCGTATCTGGTACATTCTTACGCCCAGCGCCCAGACCTGTACCGAGCGCCGCTGATCGAAGCAATGGGTGAATTGCTCTGA